From Triticum urartu cultivar G1812 chromosome 2, Tu2.1, whole genome shotgun sequence, a single genomic window includes:
- the LOC125540244 gene encoding uncharacterized protein LOC125540244 — protein MLQALKLPPATYQHKIYPGGKNRVIVTFISTLELLDGSLVPSSIPGAILDSYEDAEDSAAMEAIRFMENAYGKEMRGYHYTHVKRLENQVTHLVKWLTSSNETIKKLRKTCYYAVRYMNSYSAQIENTTAARHLKGQDNTKGVMKTALASIEGLTQRLRYIAMKFEQRLEATRNSFW, from the coding sequence ATGCTGCAAGCTCTAAAGCTGCCCCCTGCAACTTACCAGCACAAAATATACCCAGGCGGAAAGAATCGTGTGATAGTGACTTTCATTTCTACTTTGGAATTGCTAGATGGTTCACTTGTCCCGAGTTCTATACCAGGTGCAATCTTAGATAGCTATGAAGATGCAGAAGACAGTGCTGCTATGGAGGCTATTAGATTCATGGAGAATGCATATGGCAAAGAAATGAGGGGCTACCACTACACCCATGTCAAGAGGCTAGAAAATCAAGTGACGCACCTGGTCAAATGGTTGACTTCATCCAATGAGACAATCAAGAAGCTGCGCAAAACATGCTACTACGCTGTCAGGTACATGAACTCATATTCTGCCCAGATAGAAAACACAACAGCTGCTCGCCACCTGAAAGGTCAGGACAACACCAAAGGAGTTATGAAAACAGCTCTTGCAAGCATCGAAGGACTGACGCAAAGGCTACGCTACATTGCTATGAAGTTTGAGCA